The proteins below come from a single Corvus hawaiiensis isolate bCorHaw1 chromosome 20, bCorHaw1.pri.cur, whole genome shotgun sequence genomic window:
- the ZNHIT3 gene encoding zinc finger HIT domain-containing protein 3 — MRAPGPCAECGARGAARYRCPRCGSAYCSVPCCRTHRERCAPDSPRERAAAGHGPSPGPAHGPWSVEDILGEEDEQDRVPLQKLKLLGESEELRGLLLNPHLRQLLLTIDQAQDRSSLMRRFMQEPLFVEFADCCLRIVEPPEKENILPE, encoded by the exons ATGCGGGCCCCGGGGCCGTGCGCGGAGTGCGGAGCCCGGGGCGCGGCCCGGTACCGCTGTCCGCGCTGCGGCAGCGCTTA CTGCTCCGTGCCGTGCTGCCGGACCCACCGCG AGCGCTGCGCGCCGGATTCCCCGCGGGAGCGGGCGGCGGCCGGGcacggccccagccccggccccgcacaCGGCCCCTGGTCCGTGGAGGACATCCTGGGCGAGGAGGACGAGCAGGACCGCGTCCCGCTGCAGAAGCTCAAGCTCCTGG GAGAATCAGAAGAACTGCGGGGTTTGCTGCTGAACCCCCACCTccggcagctgctgctcaccaTCGACCAGGCGCAGGACAGAAGCTCCCTCATGAGGAGGTTCATGCAGGAGCCTCTGTTCGTGGAGTTCGCTGACTGCTGCCTGAGAATTGTGGAGCCTCCCGAGAAGGAGAACATCCTCCCCGAGtga
- the LOC125336397 gene encoding lysophosphatidic acid receptor 1-like, whose amino-acid sequence MNGFPNCSANYTKIWSHYLVLALGIPQLTINVASVIFNCTVIFIRLATRDLHKPISILFCNLAVSDLFTSFSGFWISMLFITNPDITIFGSKDMLAPYALYTTSILSTIYNLVSIGIERYLAVAESMRTRFRVARNHSIAVVFISWVLAFSLGCLPLMGWNCLHAERSISVLYSPFCVNYLVFIAVPNVVVAFIVPLFTYLRIIIILRKRKLRMQACGQATGTYKSAETQVARTSISIWLLALVSYTPLFIGVIFDATNQRCHIDLYPGVYIFRNCTAMLITITCLGNPVVYTLRLRTLGAKLRALQCLPTNRVRACTIENI is encoded by the coding sequence ATGAATGGATTCCCCAACTGCTCTGCCAACTACACCAAGATTTGGAGTCACTACTTGGTGCTCGCCCTGGGCATCCCGCAGCTGACCATCAACGTCGCCTCCGTCATCTTTAACTGCACTGTCATCTTCATCCGCCTGGCCACCAGGGACCTGCACAAGCCCATCTCCATCCTCTTCTGCAACCTGGCTGTCTCTGACCTCTTCACCAGCTTCTCTGGCTTTTGGATTTCCATGCTGTTCATCACCAACCCCGACATCACCATCTTTGGCTCCAAGGACATGCTGGCTCCCTATGCCCTGTACACAACGTCCATTCTGTCCACCATCTACAACCTGGTGAGCATCGGCATCGAGCGCTACCTGGCCGTGGCTGAGAGCATGAGGACGAGGTTCAGGGTGGCCAGGAACCACTCCATCGCCGTGGTCTTCATCAGCTGGGTCCTGGCTTTCTCCCTGGGCTGCCTGCCGCTGATGGGCTGGAACTGTCTGCACGCAGAGAGGAGCATCTCAGTGCTCTACAGCCCTTTCTGCGTCAACTACCTCGTCTTCATCGCCGTCCCCAACGTCGTGGTGGCCTTCATCGTCCCTCTGTTCACCTACCTGAGGATTATCATCATCCTGAGGAAGAGGAAGCTGAGGATGCAGGCGTGTGGCCAAGCCACGGGCACCTACAAGTCGGCAGAGACCCAGGTGGCCAGAACCAGCATCTCCATCTGGCTGCTGGCGCTGGTGTCCTACACCCCGCTCTTCATCGGGGTCATCTTCGACGCCACCAACCAGCGGTGCCACATCGACCTCTACCCCGGGGTCTACATCTTCAGGAACTGCACGGCCATGCTGATCACCATCACCTGCCTGGGCAACCCCGTCGTCTACACGCTCCGGCTGCGCACGCTGGGCGCCAAGCTCAGGGCGCTGCAGTGCCTCCCCACCAACCGCGTCCGAGCCTGCACCATCGAGAACATCTAA